A single Plasmodium knowlesi strain H genome assembly, chromosome: 13 DNA region contains:
- a CDS encoding rRNA (adenosine-2'-O-)-methyltransferase, putative codes for MKSSFSHFYFFFCILLKMANCKRDITDVLNSLLSFCRIGTGKVERREDNLNRFFCDMSEFLMAHVDKKELAMGISNHIASQVEAENPLDEKKFEQIKMLILFLNSLYEKYFSREFLKIDMSWIVNLIRSNGFNNPILFKFFTDVLVLTFEATEPGDTGGNVQLLLLLLRSIRRRVETDVRENKETFLFYREVQRWFRSRSELQDEFRLADEGDTPDKVLCVGGLPYDELLCDEKFHFRDLCHLFSLVAEKVGRKVTEVGGVAGNPDVKCTRQYKQRGQRENDENGKNDPDGENTERTAIWLMPEVKNIARNILHLLPFVRNPPMREVIIKDLGNTMKEYLFTRCEMEEVCLEVTDRMFLCVSNGSGVELRANVEEGVGEVVEEGVGEVVEEGVGEVVEEGVGKTCEEKTPLMRTYLAYNANCYAKEWRETDTGLLSDVYTYQVLYMDYLYHVNFLTKANLNDVRFFLLLHNRAYTSEDIVKKVIYLFDGIVTTVEGVVQRKEKGKMQEGWQFCEVWELYTCILRCLQNFSVHLLKANWHKMISLLRVVSSIRRKYQAKWRENGPPKGSSKGSSKRSSKWSSNRSSRLSDEWHGNTGTIHLGVRGREGANRGGIVGATPTPFDDLDFHIFECCAESDIGKGEMKFLHLSDFLILRQAELLIWLLLRHSNGTVTRFALCQLISRGEMGRKELGCMEGKSKEGEVAQEKANPVHGGTATGGETQPDESLDVEILLDCMSDTFLFHIFFDECIRPTLFIKGDIPFYEFRLKNLIVKKVLKRNPLLMVKYFLVGLQGMKFFHVNIRVVLEALLEALRRLDGDNSIQTKSMCTHQCTLKDDLDEVLVEISKNVKNIPVSRRSDTLTLLLETAVKMNHHLNIFTSIKSYCVFLNTFEDDFFCKNMKLFYCLLRLNVDYMMESSEQKNLQEEGTFISMKNPTTHVFLNHFIGHFNHILLSNEHLYFLGYLRFFIMLVLHTNVGNGNLLLLCRHGGQQVDELVNRFLFYVFKYGVGNLFDEVSLDNVMRDLLSTTGRYLFSGGVNTSSELSEEQKEDSSDNHHQGDIPLKELLPFVDALQYILPNNINTCIEGVDYYHGEYDIQMENRTSLLNKNQKGTIKEKEKHFFPNNHKLVQQNGRFYLQAKALHDQCVDYIINFSHRGTQEDATQIILALSFLSNTCTLFTPPVDRVPNEVIIHLEVSQMGCGVSTSEKCKGKDVNMDGSTSLYRNKYCEVFNYYKYKYAYKSMCRVSSDISSIFVRDMLSFAKKVINDIELCKGELVYVYMIIRRFIIPAVFGNLAMGSCFTQGMEERTYILTLLLKQSDILIDRCCACKYPARILELLFMTIFHPLIVKHDMTLHAEVTGNRGVGALKGGDTEGNSEEHPSESRDATNINVNLDSDQRGQRSPFLLLNYMEKIMVYGQTKLSIVRSAVIPFLSSFIFSLIENEDMIHVRSEYLDKLIQIFVDILVCKEFVLVDLKRSFVNDHYKMKRTNILLHHFLNEQICAYFLSKIERNEEIALPEELYRVRHTPIFLRLLAMMFLINLFRLLEGRYLAWTGSKSRDGEVCEGAKLEREKSRILVRRLYARLLLQIMSRISNKNVSSSGSVPSGYVATGAKGSAPPLPSSSGHNIQLRGLQTLCCLAKYFKYLKKAQRKLLVSKVIQLLQDDHLNNTRQYLELFCLSISSSSFVLLYPHLRRNLSDGNSNTQLIVSTLIICSYILLKTKFSYYSFEELHVNPSFARVCLSSGKFTMSQVVDTKKEATHLGARKKKTKKRRSKEDTREIKRIINNIVKRNKNDKEKIVEDMKRCKQKMDHLGKRTGGKRTGGKRTGGKRTGGKQTEEKQTGGKQTEGATNNGERIAPPRRGHFFSEYIRKCLVALVTRIVALCSSHAALVRSIAQYTFYYFVKGRKEILVDPFFQCTYSYIKQNKDCKRIRKKMKAQFRHWTPTPFEDIRILLPACNYSYNYFDEDFTEENTQTNPQTNAQTFAHVLRNYELVASYSFIDTVRKTVQQEMSAIMFNVDLERQRREAQSAEATVEVVAIGGAPYGEASYDVTSVEGILQRNRKNYQKKFDPISDIIQVNNEFRRTYHQLAKTKTKKKKLIVVASLIDKIPNLAGLCRTCEIFKVQKLILHNANIVKDFQFQKISSTANKWMNIGEVKKGEILKYLMDKRKKNYSIVGLEQTKCSVPLNNFTFPEKTVLILGDEKEGLPASVLLFLHHCIEIPGKGIIRSLNVHVSAAITIYEYFRQHLL; via the coding sequence ATGAAAAGTAGCTTTTCCCacttttacttctttttctgtatcCTTCTCAAGATGGCGAACTGCAAACGCGATATAACAGACGTTTTAAACTCTCTGCTAAGTTTCTGTCGTATCGGAACAGGGAAAGTAGAACGCCGGGAGGACAACCTGAACCGGTTCTTTTGTGACATGAGCGAATTTCTCATGGCGCATGTGGATAAAAAGGAACTGGCAATGGGAATAAGCAACCACATAGCTAGCCAAGTCGAAGCAGAGAATCCActggacgaaaaaaaattcgagcAAATTAAAATgctaattctttttttaaattcgctttatgaaaaatatttcagcAGAGAGTTCCTCAAAATTGATATGTCTTGGATAGTTAACCTGATCAGATCAAACGGGTTCAACAATCCAATATTATTTAAATTCTTTACAGATGTGCTCGTCTTAACGTTTGAAGCTACGGAACCAGGGGACACGGGCGGCAACGTTcagcttcttctccttttactAAGGAGCATAAGGAGAAGGGTGGAGACAGACGTAAGAGAGAACAAAgaaacttttcttttttacagaGAGGTGCAACGGTGGTTTCGGTCTCGCAGTGAGTTGCAGGATGAATTTCGATTGGCAGACGAGGGGGATACACCGGACAAAGTGCTGTGTGTGGGGGGCCTCCCCTATGATGAGCTCCTGTGCGATGAGAAATTTCATTTCAGGGATTTGTGCCACTTGTTCTCGTTGGTGGCGGAGAAGGTGGGAAGGAAGGTCACGGAGGTGGGTGGAGTGGCGGGGAACCCAGACGTGAAATGCACCAGGCAATACAAACAAAGAGGACAAAGGGAAAACgatgaaaatgggaaaaacgaTCCAGACGGTGAGAACACGGAACGGACCGCTATATGGTTGATGCCTGAAGTGAAGAACATCGCGAGGAACATTTTGCATCTACTCCCTTTTGTGAGGAACCCCCCGATGCGCGAAGTGATAATAAAGGATCTTGGCAATACGATGAAGGAGTACCTGTTCACTAGGTGCGAGATGGAGGAAGTATGTCTGGAAGTAACTGATCGGATGTTTCTTTGTGTCAGTAACGGGTCGGGGGTAGAGCTGAGGGCAAACGTGGAGGAAGGCGTGGGGGAAGTTGTGGAGGAAGGTGTGGGGGAAGTTGTGGAGGAAGGTGTGGGGGAAGTTGTGGAGGAAGGTGTGGGGAAGACATGCGAAGAAAAGACGCCCTTGATGAGAACTTACCTCGCCTACAACGCAAACTGTTACGCGAAGGAGTGGAGAGAGACGGATACCGGGCTTCTAAGCGATGTGTATACGTACCAAGTGCTCTACATGGACTACCTCTACcatgtgaattttttaacgAAAGCCAACTTGAACGATGTGCGTTTTTTCTTACTGCTCCATAACAGGGCATACACGAGCGAAGATATTGTGAAGAAGGTGATCTACCTGTTCGATGGCATCGTTACTACGGTCGAGGGAGTTgttcaaaggaaggaaaaagggaagatgcAAGAAGGATGGCAATTCTGCGAGGTATGGGAACTGTACACGTGCATCCTAAGGTGCCTGCAGAACTTTTCTGTCCACTTGTTGAAAGCGAACTGGCACAAGATGATTAGTCTGCTGCGTGTTGTCAGTTCGATCAGGAGGAAGTACCAGGCCAAGTGGCGGGAAAATGGACCACCAAAGGGGTCATCGAAGGGGTCATCAAAGCGGTCATCCAAGTGGTCATCAAACAGATCGTCAAGACTGTCAGACGAATGGCATGGGAACACTGGAACTATTCACCTCGGTGTTCGTGGACGTGAAGGAGCCAATCGAGGGGGGATCGTAGGTGCCACACCCACACCCTTTGACGATCTAgactttcacatttttgagTGTTGTGCAGAGAGCGACATAGGTAAGGgagaaatgaaatttttgcATCTGTCggattttttaattttgcggCAGGCCGAGCTTCTGATTTGGCTCCTTCTTCGGCATAGCAACGGGACGGTTACTCGATTTGCCCTCTGTCAGTTGATAAGTCGGGGAGAAATGGGTAGGAAAGAACTCGGATGTATGGAGGGGAAAtctaaggaaggggaggtaGCACAAGAGAAGGCTAACCCTGTTCATGGAGGAACTGCCACCGGAGGGGAGACTCAACCGGATGAATCACTCGATGTAGAGATCCTACTTGACTGCATGAGTGACACGttccttttccacattttcttCGATGAGTGCATAAGACCAACGCTGTTCATTAAAGGAgacattcctttttatgaATTCCGTTTGAAGAATCTGATCGTGAAGAAAGTGTTGAAGAGGAACCCccttttaatggttaaataTTTTCTGGTTGGTCTACAAGggatgaaattttttcatgtcAATATACGTGTGGTGTTAGAGGCTCTCTTGGAGGCTTTGCGTCGTCTGGATGGGGACAATTCCATCCAGACAAAATCGATGTGCACCCACCAGTGCACATTGAAGGATGACCTGGATGAGGTTCTGGTGGAGATctccaaaaatgtgaagaacaTTCCCGTAAGCAGACGAAGTGATACCTTAACGCTTCTGTTGGAGACCGCCGTTAAAATGAACCACCACCTTAATATATTTACCAGCATTAAAAGTTATTGTGTCTTTTTGAATACGTTCGAAGATGattttttctgcaaaaatatgaagtTGTTTTACTGCTTGTTGAGATTAAATGTGGATTACATGATGGAATCCAGTGAGCAGAAGAATCTCCAAGAGGAAGGAACTTTCATTTCGATGAAGAATCCAACAACTCATGTTTTCCTAAATCATTTTATTGGCCATTTTAACCACATCCTTTTGTCCAATGAGCATCTGTATTTTTTAGGGtatttgcgtttttttattatgttgGTCTTACATACAAATGTAGGAAATGGAAACCTCCTTCTCCTGTGTCGACATGGAGGACAACAAGTAGACGAACTAGTGAATcggttccttttttatgtcttcAAATATGGGGTAGGCAACCTTTTTGATGAGGTCAGTTTGGATAATGTAATGAGGGATCTTCTTTCTACGACTGGAAGGTATCTCTTCAGTGGAGGGGTGAACACCTCGTCTGAATTGTCTGAAgaacagaaggaagattCGTCTGATAATCACCACCAAGGGGATATTCCCCTGAAGGAGCTCCTCCCCTTTGTGGATGCCCTCCAATATATTCTGccaaacaacatcaacaCATGCATAGAGGGTGTTGATTATTACCATGGAGAGTACGATATTCAAATGGAGAACAGGACATCGTTACTTAATAAAAATCAGAAAGGAACcataaaggagaaggagaaacacTTCTTCCCGAATAACCACAAGTTGGTGCAACAAAATGGTCGGTTCTATCTACAGGCCAAGGCACTACACGACCAGTGTGTCGACTACATCATCAATTTTTCCCATAGAGGAACTCAGGAAGATGCCACGCAGATCATTTTAGCTTTGTCTTTTTTATCCAACACGTGTACGTTGTTCACTCCTCCAGTGGACCGAGTTCCCAATGAGGTGATCATTCATCTAGAGGTGAGTCAAATGGGTTGTGGGGTGTCTACATCGGAGAAATGCAAAGGAAAGGATGTAAACATGGATGGAAGCACAAGCCTCTATAGGAACAAATATTGCGAAGTATTTAATTATTATAAGTACAAATACGCTTACAAGAGCATGTGCAGAGTGTCATCGGATATCTCCTCCATCTTCGTGAGGGACATGCTATCCTTCGCGAAGAAAGTGATTAATGACATTGAGCTGTGCAAGGGGGAACtggtgtatgtatatatgataATCAGACGGTTTATCATCCCCGCCGTTTTTGGAAACCTTGCGATGGGAAGTTGCTTCACCCAAggaatggaagaaagaaCATACATTCTAACGCTCCTATTGAAGCAAAGCGACATTCTTATTGATAGATGTTGCGCGTGCAAGTACCCGGCTCGCATTTTGGAGCTTCTCTTCATGACAATATTCCACCCACTCATTGTTAAGCACGACATGACTTTGCATGCAGAGGTGACGGGGAATCGTGGCGTAGGAGCATTGAAGGGAGGAGATACAGAAGGTAACAGTGAAGAACATCCCTCGGAAAGTAGAGATGCCACCAATATCAATGTCAATTTGGATTCCGATCAAAGGGGCCAGAGGAGCCCCTTTCTCCTCCTGAATtatatggagaaaattatggTATATGGACAAACAAAGTTATCAATAGTTAGAAGCGCTGTGATCCCTTTTCTctcttcattcattttttctcttatcgAAAACGAGGATATGATCCATGTGAGGAGTGAGTACCTAGACAAACTTATTCAAATCTTCGTTGACATTTTAGTATGCAAAGAATTCGTCCTGGTGGatttaaaaaggagttttGTAAACGACCACTATAAGATGAAGAGGACGAATATCCTTCTTCACCACTTTCtgaatgaacaaatatgTGCTTACTTTTTATCTAAGATAGAAAGGAATGAAGAGATTGCTCTTCCAGAGGAACTTTATCGGGTGCGCCACACGCCTATCTTCCTTAGACTCTTGGCTATGATGTTCCTCATAAATTTGTTTCGCTTACTCGAGGGTCGCTATCTCGCCTGGACGGGTTCAAAGAGTCGTGACGGTGAGGTATGCGAGGGAGCAAAACTGGAGAGGGAGAAAAGTAGGATCCTCGTCAGGAGGTTGTACGCGAggcttcttcttcaaattatGAGTCGGATAAGTAACAAGAATGTCTCGTCATCTGGGTCAGTGCCCAGCGGGTATGTGGCAACGGGGGCCAAAGGTTCTGCCCCCCCATTACCCTCGTCCAGTGGACACAACATTCAGTTGAGAGGATTACAAACCCTATGTTGCTTGGCAAAATATTTCAAGTACTTAAAGAAGGCGCAAAGAAAGTTGCTCGTTTCAAAGGTAATCCAACTTCTTCAAGATGATCACTTGAATAACACACGTCAATACTTGGAGCTATTCTGTTTGTCAATTAGCTCCTCTTCCTTCGTTTTGCTGTATCCACACTTAAGGAGAAACCTAAGCGATGGAAATTCAAACACACAACTAATTGTGAGTACGCTGATCATATGTTCGTACATTTTATTGAAGACAAAGTTTAGTTACTACTCCTTTGAGGAATTGCATGTGAATCCATCCTTCGCTCGTGTGTGTCTGTCGAGCGGCAAATTTACGATGAGCCAAGTGGTCGATACAAAGAAGGAGGCTACCCACCTAGGcgcgaggaagaagaaaacgaagaagagaCGCAGCAAAGAGGACACGAGGGAAATAAAGCGAATCATCAACAACATTGTcaagaggaacaaaaatgataaggagaaaattgtCGAGGATATGAAAAGGTGCAAGCAGAAGATGGATCATTTGGGAAAACGGACAGGGGGAAAACGGACAGGGGGAAAACGGACAGGGGGAAAACGGACAGGGGGAAAACAGACAGAGGAAAAACAGAcagggggaaaacaaacaGAAGGGGCGACTAACAACGGAGAGAGGATAGCCCCCCCTCGACGcggccattttttctccgaATACATTCGCAAATGCCTCGTCGCACTGGTTACTCGAATCGTGGCTCTGTGTTCTTCCCATGCGGCGCTTGTGAGGAGTATCGCGCAGTACACGTTCTACTACTTTGtaaaggggaggaaggaaattttaGTGGACCCCTTCTTCCAGTGCACATACTCGTACATAAAACAGAATAAGGACTGCAAGCGAATTCGCAAAAAGATGAAGGCGCAGTTTCGGCATTGGACCCCAACCCCCTTTGAAGACATTCGAATCCTCCTTCCTGCGTGCAACTATTCCTACAACTATTTCGATGAGGATTTCACTGAGGAAAACACACAAACGAATCCACAAACAAATGCACAGACATTTGCACATGTGCTTAGGAATTACGAATTAGTCGCGTCCTACAGCTTTATCGACACGGTGAGGAAGACAGTCCAACAGGAAATGTCTGCTATAATGTTTAACGTGGATCTGGAACGACAACGTAGAGAGGCGCAATCAGCAGAAGCAACGGTTGAAGTGGTCGCCATTGGTGGAGCCCCCTATGGAGAAGCATCCTACGATGTAACTTCCGTGGAGGGCATACTCCAACGAAACAGGAAGAACTATCAGAAAAAGTTCGACCCAATCAGCGATATCATTCAAGTGAACAATGAATTCAGAAGGACCTATCatcagctagccaaaaccaagacaaaaaaaaaaaaattaattgtcGTGGCATCCCTCATAGATAAAATACCAAATTTAGCTGGACTCTGTAGAACATGTGAAATATTTAAAGTACAAAAGTTGATCCTTCATAACGCTAATATAGTGAAGGACTTTCAATTCCAGAAAATTTCCTCTACTGCAAATAAGTGGATGAATATAGGAGaggtaaaaaagggagaaatactCAAGTACTTAATGGataagaggaagaagaattattctATTGTGGGCTTGGAGCAGACCAAGTGTAGTGTCCCCCTGAACAATTTTACTTTCCCTGAAAAAACGGTCTTAATTTTGGGTGACGAGAAGGAGGGGTTACCTGCATCTGTGcttctatttcttcaccACTGCATCGAAATTCCCGGGAAGGGAATCATTCGCTCGCTCAACGTCCACGTTTCCGCGGCCATTACCATTTATGAGTATTTTAGGCAGCACCTATTATGA
- a CDS encoding CPW-WPC family protein, whose translation MGPFLGKMLRTVLLFFSLSSIRGGISEDAWTCRKDYSRPCAEGWHQVNASRECVAPLSYRGPCPRFLQMENKTTKKRLLEGECRIFWPCLDQCERNYSLQCPEQWAPEDEKTCRPLAIYEGTCLPSHDFSNMTDAQKEIWSNKCETDWPCMASCKKDYSRGCPQGWTKEKDGSCYAPVKYSGPCLSRMSLLNVDEDMKVALEKLCNVSFPCVETCDLDMNDPCPTGWFVKSDAFGNALACLPPDNYRGPCGEETKLIGLTNLKSKKRMAYECAVKWPCSSVANLINYEQFCPDGWTKSEQYCVAPHNYVGPCAKKKLFATFERGMKKAYAEECDVEWPLLGKEAPVSYRRGSALRKRKYNIGPVEPFTGAIISGTVK comes from the exons ATGGGTCCATTTCTTGGGAAAATGCTTAGGACGGTTCTCctgttcttttctttgtcGTCCATTCGGGGAG GTATTTCCGAAGATGCATGGACCTGTCGCAAGGATTACTC GCGTCCATGCGCAGAGG gGTGGCACCAGGTGAACGCCTCCCGGGAGTGCGTTGCGCCGTTATCCTACCGAGGGCCCTGTCCTCGTTTCCtccaaatggaaaacaaaacaacaaagaaaaggttGCTCGAAGGGGAGTGCCGTATTTTCTG GCCGTGCCTAGACCAGTGCGAAAGGAACTACTCTCTCCAGTGCCCCGAACAGTGGGCGCCCGAGGATGAAAAGACGTGTCGACCCTTGGCCATTTATGAAG GAACGTGTCTTCCGTCCCACGATTTTTCCAATATGACTGATGCCCAAAAGGAAATTTGGAGCAACAAGTGCGAAACGGACTGGCCATGCATG GCGTCGTGCAAGAAGGATTATTCTAGAGGATGTCCCCAA gGATGGACCAAAGAGA aggATGGGAGCTGCTACGCCCCCGTCAAATACTCCGGACCATGTCTCTCCCGGATGTCTTTATTGAATGTGGACGAAGATATGAAG GTGGCACTTGAAAAGTTGTGTAACGTTAGTTTTCCATGTGTAGAGACCTGCGACCTGGATATGAACGAC CCCTGTCCTACCGGATGGTTCGTAAAATCGGATGCCTTCGGAAATGCTCTGGCATGTCTGCCCCCAGATAACTACAGGGGTCCATGTGGGGAGGAGACCAAACTGATAG GCCTCACTAACTTGAAGTCGAAAAAGCGCATGGCATATGAGTGTGCAGTCAAGTGGCCCTGTTCTTCAG TTGCCAATTTGATCAACTACGAGCAATTCTGCCCGGATGGATGGACGAAGAGCGAACAG TACTGTGTTGCCCCCCACAATTATGTGGGTCCATgtgcgaagaaaaaattatttgcaaCATTCGaaaggggaatgaaaaagGCTTACGCTGAAGAGTGTGATG tTGAATGGCCCCTACTAGGGAAGGAAGCGCCTGTCTCATACCGGAGAGGATCGG CCCTacggaagagaaaatataacATTGGTCCCGTTGAACCATTCACGGGGGCCATAATTTCCGGCACTGTGAAGTGA